From Companilactobacillus heilongjiangensis, one genomic window encodes:
- the nusA gene encoding transcription termination factor NusA has protein sequence MSKEMVEALDALESEKGIKKEYVIESLEAALVAAYKRNYNQAQNVDVEFDAKKGNIHVYAVKEVVEDVVDDRLEVSLEDAQQKSKGYEIGDHIKEEVTPKDFGRIAAQTAKQVIMQRVREAERDIIYNEYSQYEHEIIQGTVERSDSRYVYITYGRIETVMPKADQMPGETYNSRDRIRVYVTKVENATKGPQVFVSRTDPGLVKRLFEQQVPEIYDGTVEIVSIAREAGDRTKIAVKSDNPDVDPVGTCVGPKGARVQAVVDELNGENIDVVPYVDDPVDFIANALNPAEVIAVQFDDDDKKQCIVIVPDYHLSLAIGKKGQNARLAAKLTGYKIDIKPESQVEFVDDNDQDVNLADVESGKIDIEKTRENAANADDAKNPAAEDSNDDSDDDATDTDTPDSTDSEN, from the coding sequence ATGAGTAAAGAAATGGTTGAGGCCCTTGATGCGCTTGAAAGCGAAAAGGGTATTAAAAAAGAATATGTGATTGAATCACTCGAAGCCGCTCTAGTAGCTGCTTATAAAAGAAATTACAACCAAGCCCAAAACGTTGATGTTGAATTTGACGCTAAAAAGGGTAATATACATGTTTATGCAGTTAAAGAAGTCGTTGAAGACGTTGTTGATGATCGTTTAGAGGTTAGTCTCGAAGATGCTCAACAAAAGAGTAAGGGTTACGAAATCGGCGATCATATCAAAGAAGAAGTTACACCTAAAGATTTTGGACGTATTGCGGCTCAAACTGCTAAGCAAGTAATCATGCAAAGAGTTCGTGAAGCTGAACGTGATATCATCTATAATGAATATAGCCAATATGAACACGAAATCATTCAAGGTACTGTTGAACGTAGCGATAGTAGATATGTTTACATCACTTATGGTCGTATCGAAACAGTTATGCCTAAAGCTGATCAAATGCCTGGTGAAACATACAATTCTCGTGATAGAATCCGTGTTTACGTTACTAAGGTTGAAAATGCTACTAAGGGACCTCAAGTGTTCGTTTCTAGAACTGATCCAGGTTTGGTAAAGCGTTTGTTCGAACAACAAGTTCCTGAAATTTATGATGGAACAGTTGAAATTGTTTCAATCGCTCGTGAAGCTGGAGACAGAACTAAGATTGCTGTTAAATCAGACAATCCAGACGTTGACCCAGTTGGTACATGTGTTGGTCCTAAAGGCGCTCGTGTTCAAGCTGTTGTTGATGAATTAAATGGTGAAAACATTGACGTTGTACCTTACGTTGACGATCCAGTAGACTTCATTGCTAATGCTTTGAACCCTGCTGAAGTTATCGCTGTTCAATTTGATGATGACGATAAGAAACAATGTATCGTTATCGTACCTGACTATCACTTGTCATTGGCAATTGGTAAAAAAGGTCAAAATGCCCGTTTAGCTGCTAAGTTAACTGGCTATAAGATTGATATCAAACCCGAATCACAAGTTGAATTTGTGGACGACAACGACCAAGATGTAAATCTTGCTGATGTTGAGAGTGGTAAAATCGATATTGAAAAGACACGTGAAAACGCAGCTAATGCTGATGATGCAAAGAATCCAGCAGCTGAAGATTCAAATGACGATTCAGACGATGATGCAACTGACACAGATACACCTGATTCAACTGATTCAGAAAA
- the rimP gene encoding ribosome maturation factor RimP: MSLDTKVEELKAILQPILDKHDFFLVDLEFVHERGDWYLRVYADKKGGINIDDCAVISEEYGEKLDELNPIDPAYYLEVSSPGAERPLKNDESLSDYVDDYIHASLYQKQDGQKAFEGTLSEVTDDKITLIVKVKNLKKQVEISRDNIAKLRLAIEF; the protein is encoded by the coding sequence ATGTCCTTGGATACAAAAGTTGAAGAATTAAAAGCCATTTTACAGCCTATTTTAGATAAGCATGATTTTTTTCTTGTTGATCTAGAGTTTGTCCACGAGCGTGGAGACTGGTATTTAAGAGTTTATGCTGATAAAAAGGGCGGCATCAACATTGATGACTGCGCTGTTATCAGTGAAGAATACGGAGAAAAGCTGGATGAATTGAATCCAATCGATCCAGCATATTACCTTGAGGTTTCATCTCCAGGTGCCGAACGTCCATTAAAGAATGACGAAAGTCTTTCTGATTATGTGGATGATTATATTCATGCGTCTCTATATCAAAAACAAGATGGTCAAAAAGCTTTTGAAGGAACATTAAGTGAAGTAACAGATGACAAGATAACTTTGATCGTTAAAGTTAAGAATTTAAAGAAGCAAGTAGAAATTAGCCGCGATAACATTGCTAAGCTAAGACTTGCAATCGAATTCTAA
- a CDS encoding PolC-type DNA polymerase III, translating to MSDTKQLFEILVKQIKLDSLLESQDSFANGKLNKLEVHKNSKRWTFFFEFTDVLPFNEFLTFVKALKASFDGIAQVNFEITTTKAELREKDVKDYWNYVLNDCGVNSPMVISRISQTPPYMLDGHVFFDVSNDFMADVIDGSLLNGLQAEYSSLGFPDFKIRTNIDENKSQEKEAAMKAAAAEKAKEFQAKAKEVSEKKAAKPVGNVSKVGRKIPDDQEITQMVDIIEEDRGKVVEGYVFDIDVRKLKSGRSLLILKVTDYTSSFSIKKFSNGEDDETFFNSLDKGAWIRVRGSVQEDNFSRELVIMAQDINIIKHASRQDTAEDDNKRIELHAHTNMSQMDAIPSATDLIKRASDWGQTGIAITDHRALQAFPEAYNAGKKFGVKIAYGVEVDLVDEGNPIAYNLRDQKLEGSEYVIFDTETTGLSAVYDSIIEIGATKMKDGEVIDRFDKFINPGHPLSEITTNLTSITTEMVENEPDENVIVGEFMDFIGDDILVGHNVTFDMGFMNAALTRMGRNRLAMPVIDTLEMSRTLHSEYRNHKLDSLAKRYNIVLEHHHRADSDAETTGYLMYKLFAELEDKFGTNNVEQLNDHIGGEEAYKQARPTHAVLLAKTQAGLKNMFKIVSYSMTQYYYRTARVPRRLLNKYREGIIVGSACENGEVFTSMMQKGYDDTRELAQYYDYLEVMPRSLYQHLIDIKIIKDENALEEILKNIVKLGKELNKPVVATGDVHYLDEHDKVYRDIVIKAVKSNALGRRPELPDVQFRTTNEMFDEFNYMDQATEQEIIVDNPKKIMDSIDEISPVKDKLYTPKMEGAEDEIKNLTLNKAHELYGDPLPEIVQERMDKELKSIIGNGFSVIYLISQRLVYKSNKDGYLVGSRGSVGSSFVATMTGITEVNPLPPHYRCPKCKYSEFFTKGEVGSGYDLDDKKCPKCGTDLEKDGQDIPFETFLGFKGDKVPDIDLNFSGDYQPVAHNYTKVLFGEDHVFRAGTIGTIADRTAFGYVKNYQELTGKNLRNAEVERLAIGSTGVKRTTGQHPAGIIVVPDYMDIFDFTPIQYPADDQSALWKTTHFDFHSIHDNILKLDILGHDDPTMIRMLQDLSGIDPKSLPVKDPEVMELFRSTESLGVTPEQIFSKTGTLGVPEFGTRFVRGMLEKTHPTTFAELLQISGLSHGTDVWLGNAEELIDKGIVTLKEVIGCRDNIMMDLIHYGMDSQMAFQIMEHVRKGRGIPDDWKQAMKDADVPDWYIDSCLKIKYMFPRAHATAYIIMALRIAYFKVHYPLYYYSAYFTVRADDFDLVSMTTGKDAVKAAMKEINDKGMDASTKEKNLLTVLELANECLERGFKIKMVDIEKSDAFEFKIIDDKTLLAPFNAIPGLGDNVAKQIIAAREEKPFLSKQDLSTRGKVSKTVIEYMTENHALDGMPEENQLSLF from the coding sequence ATGTCAGATACAAAACAACTTTTTGAAATACTTGTTAAGCAAATTAAATTAGATAGTCTCTTGGAGTCGCAAGATTCTTTCGCTAACGGTAAGTTGAATAAGCTGGAAGTTCATAAAAATAGTAAACGTTGGACCTTCTTTTTCGAGTTCACAGACGTCTTGCCATTCAATGAATTTCTGACTTTTGTCAAAGCACTGAAAGCTAGTTTCGATGGGATTGCTCAAGTTAATTTTGAGATAACTACCACCAAAGCTGAATTGAGAGAAAAAGATGTTAAAGATTATTGGAATTATGTTTTAAATGACTGTGGCGTCAATTCGCCAATGGTTATCAGCCGAATCAGTCAAACACCGCCATATATGCTGGATGGACATGTTTTCTTTGATGTCTCCAACGATTTTATGGCTGATGTGATTGATGGCAGTTTGTTGAACGGTTTACAGGCTGAATACAGTAGTCTCGGTTTCCCCGACTTTAAGATTCGTACCAATATTGATGAGAATAAGTCACAGGAAAAAGAAGCTGCTATGAAAGCTGCTGCGGCTGAGAAGGCTAAAGAATTCCAAGCTAAAGCCAAAGAAGTCAGCGAGAAGAAAGCTGCTAAACCAGTTGGTAATGTTTCAAAAGTCGGTCGGAAGATTCCGGATGATCAAGAAATTACACAAATGGTTGATATCATCGAAGAAGACCGTGGCAAAGTTGTCGAAGGTTATGTCTTTGACATCGATGTTCGTAAGTTGAAGTCTGGTCGTTCACTGTTGATTTTGAAAGTAACCGATTATACTTCTTCATTCAGTATCAAGAAGTTCTCGAATGGTGAAGATGATGAAACTTTCTTCAATTCACTCGACAAAGGTGCTTGGATCAGGGTTCGTGGTAGCGTTCAAGAGGATAATTTTTCACGTGAATTGGTTATCATGGCGCAAGATATCAATATTATCAAGCATGCTTCACGCCAAGATACGGCTGAAGATGACAACAAGCGAATTGAATTACACGCCCACACTAATATGAGTCAAATGGATGCCATTCCTAGTGCCACTGATTTGATCAAACGTGCTAGTGACTGGGGTCAAACGGGTATTGCTATCACTGACCATCGTGCTTTGCAGGCCTTTCCGGAAGCTTATAACGCTGGTAAAAAATTCGGCGTCAAGATTGCTTATGGTGTCGAGGTTGACTTAGTTGATGAAGGTAATCCGATTGCGTATAACTTGCGAGATCAAAAACTCGAAGGTTCTGAATATGTAATTTTTGATACTGAAACGACTGGTTTATCAGCTGTCTACGATTCCATTATTGAAATTGGTGCTACGAAAATGAAAGATGGTGAAGTGATTGATCGATTCGATAAATTTATCAATCCTGGTCATCCGTTGTCAGAGATAACAACTAATTTGACTAGTATCACGACTGAGATGGTTGAGAATGAGCCTGATGAAAATGTTATTGTCGGCGAATTCATGGACTTTATCGGTGATGACATCTTGGTTGGACACAACGTTACCTTCGATATGGGATTCATGAATGCTGCCTTAACTCGTATGGGACGTAACCGTTTGGCAATGCCAGTTATCGATACTTTGGAAATGTCACGTACGTTGCATTCTGAATACCGTAATCATAAGTTGGATTCATTGGCTAAACGTTACAATATTGTTTTGGAACATCACCATAGAGCTGATTCCGATGCTGAGACAACTGGTTATTTGATGTACAAGTTGTTTGCGGAGTTGGAAGATAAGTTTGGTACTAACAATGTTGAACAATTGAATGATCATATTGGTGGGGAAGAAGCTTATAAACAAGCTCGTCCAACCCATGCTGTTTTGTTAGCTAAGACACAAGCTGGTTTGAAAAATATGTTCAAGATTGTATCTTACTCAATGACACAGTATTATTACCGAACGGCTCGTGTACCAAGACGTTTATTGAATAAATATCGTGAAGGTATTATTGTTGGCTCTGCTTGTGAGAATGGTGAAGTTTTCACAAGTATGATGCAAAAAGGATATGACGATACGCGTGAATTAGCTCAATACTATGATTATTTGGAAGTCATGCCACGTTCGTTATATCAACATTTAATTGATATTAAGATTATTAAAGACGAAAATGCTTTGGAAGAAATTTTGAAGAATATCGTTAAATTGGGTAAGGAATTGAATAAGCCTGTTGTCGCAACGGGGGATGTTCACTATTTGGACGAACACGACAAAGTTTATCGTGATATTGTCATCAAGGCGGTTAAGAGTAATGCCTTGGGTCGTCGTCCTGAGTTACCTGATGTTCAATTTAGAACTACTAATGAAATGTTTGATGAATTTAACTATATGGATCAAGCAACTGAACAAGAGATTATCGTTGATAATCCCAAGAAAATCATGGATTCTATTGATGAAATTTCTCCGGTTAAAGATAAACTTTACACTCCTAAAATGGAGGGTGCCGAAGATGAAATTAAGAATTTAACTTTGAACAAAGCTCATGAACTCTATGGTGATCCGTTGCCTGAAATTGTTCAGGAACGAATGGATAAAGAGCTAAAGAGTATCATTGGTAATGGTTTCTCAGTTATTTATTTGATTTCACAACGTTTAGTTTACAAATCTAATAAAGATGGATATTTGGTTGGTTCCCGTGGTTCCGTTGGTTCCAGTTTCGTTGCTACCATGACCGGGATTACTGAAGTTAATCCTTTGCCGCCACATTATCGTTGTCCTAAATGTAAGTATTCTGAATTCTTTACTAAAGGTGAAGTTGGTTCAGGATATGATTTGGATGATAAGAAATGTCCTAAGTGTGGGACTGATTTAGAAAAAGATGGTCAGGATATTCCGTTCGAAACATTCCTTGGTTTCAAGGGTGATAAGGTTCCTGATATTGATTTGAACTTCTCTGGTGACTACCAACCAGTAGCCCATAATTATACGAAAGTATTGTTCGGGGAAGATCACGTGTTCCGTGCTGGTACTATTGGTACAATTGCTGACAGAACAGCTTTTGGTTACGTTAAAAACTATCAAGAGTTGACTGGTAAGAATCTTCGTAATGCTGAAGTTGAACGTTTAGCTATTGGTTCAACTGGTGTTAAACGAACAACTGGACAACATCCGGCCGGAATCATCGTTGTGCCTGATTACATGGACATCTTTGATTTCACGCCAATTCAATATCCGGCTGATGATCAGTCAGCACTTTGGAAAACGACTCACTTTGATTTCCACTCAATCCATGATAATATCTTGAAACTCGATATTTTGGGACATGATGATCCCACGATGATCCGTATGCTACAAGATTTGTCAGGTATTGATCCCAAGAGTTTGCCAGTTAAAGATCCTGAAGTTATGGAGCTCTTTAGAAGTACTGAATCACTTGGTGTTACACCTGAACAAATTTTCTCAAAGACTGGTACATTAGGAGTTCCCGAATTTGGTACTCGTTTTGTTCGAGGAATGCTAGAGAAAACTCACCCAACAACTTTTGCCGAATTACTACAAATTTCTGGACTATCACATGGTACTGATGTGTGGTTAGGAAATGCGGAAGAGTTGATCGACAAGGGTATTGTTACTTTGAAGGAAGTTATTGGTTGTCGTGATAATATTATGATGGATTTGATTCACTATGGTATGGATTCACAGATGGCTTTCCAAATTATGGAGCACGTTCGTAAAGGTCGTGGTATTCCAGATGATTGGAAACAAGCGATGAAGGATGCGGATGTTCCTGATTGGTACATTGATTCGTGTTTGAAGATCAAGTACATGTTCCCTCGAGCTCACGCGACAGCTTACATTATCATGGCGCTTCGAATTGCTTACTTTAAGGTTCACTATCCACTTTATTATTACAGTGCTTACTTTACAGTTCGTGCTGATGATTTTGACCTTGTTTCGATGACAACTGGTAAAGATGCCGTCAAAGCAGCGATGAAGGAAATCAATGATAAAGGGATGGACGCTTCAACGAAAGAAAAGAATTTGTTAACTGTGTTAGAATTGGCTAATGAGTGTTTGGAACGTGGATTCAAGATCAAGATGGTCGATATCGAAAAATCTGATGCTTTTGAGTTCAAGATTATCGATGATAAGACGCTTTTGGCACCGTTCAATGCCATTCCTGGTCTGGGTGATAACGTTGCTAAACAAATCATTGCCGCTCGTGAAGAAAAACCTTTCTTATCTAAACAAGATTTGAGTACTCGTGGTAAGGTTTCGAAAACAGTTATCGAATATATGACTGAAAATCATGCTTTAGATGGTATGCCTGAAGAAAATCAGCTATCATTATTCTAG
- a CDS encoding proline--tRNA ligase, which yields MKQSKLYIPTLKQTPSDAEAVSHQLMLRAGYIRQVSAGVYAYLPLAWSVIRKLEDLMRKEMEKIDAVEMQMPAILPADLWKESGRYETYGDNLFKMKDRHEREFVLGPTHEETFTSVVKEGLNSYKKLPLVLYQMQMKYRDEDRPRYGLLRGREFLMKDAYSFTANKEQLDVVFNQMEQAYRNIFDACGLNYRAIIGDAGAMGGTDSKEFSAIAPIGEDTIAYSDESDYSANLEMAASKMDENPTEEKKSMEEVETPNVHTIDTLAALLKVEPARIMKAVAYMADDEPVMVMVRGDYDANDVKIKNYLGADFLREATPDEVKDVFHSVPGFIGPKGIDDKVKVLYDSSLVGLTNFVVGPNKEDHHFINANFEDITDEMPEFRDFRVIKEGETSPDGHGHIKFTRGIEIGHIFKLGTKFSKALGANFLDENGKSNPLIMGCYGIGISRLLSAIIEQHSDENGIIWPAQLAPYQIHVVPIKYNNDVQGKLSDEIVTLLQDEGYDVLLDDRKERPGVKFADSDLMGIPIRITVGKKAADEIVELKIRSTGETIEVSKDELVNSVKILLKNQ from the coding sequence TTGAAACAATCAAAATTATATATTCCAACACTAAAACAAACTCCTTCAGATGCTGAAGCAGTCAGTCACCAATTGATGTTGAGAGCCGGATACATCAGACAGGTTTCTGCTGGTGTATACGCATACTTGCCATTAGCTTGGTCAGTAATTCGTAAGCTCGAAGATCTAATGCGCAAAGAAATGGAAAAAATTGATGCCGTTGAAATGCAAATGCCAGCAATTTTACCAGCTGATTTGTGGAAGGAAAGTGGTCGTTATGAAACTTATGGCGACAATCTTTTCAAGATGAAGGATCGTCACGAAAGAGAATTTGTTTTAGGACCTACCCACGAAGAAACATTTACTAGCGTGGTTAAGGAAGGTTTGAACAGTTACAAGAAATTGCCACTTGTTTTATATCAAATGCAAATGAAGTATCGTGATGAAGATCGTCCTCGCTATGGTCTATTACGTGGCCGTGAATTCTTGATGAAGGATGCTTATTCATTTACAGCTAACAAAGAACAATTGGATGTCGTCTTCAATCAAATGGAACAAGCTTACCGCAACATTTTTGATGCCTGTGGTTTGAACTATCGTGCCATTATTGGTGATGCCGGTGCCATGGGTGGAACTGATTCAAAAGAATTTTCTGCTATTGCTCCAATCGGTGAAGATACAATTGCTTATTCTGACGAATCAGATTATTCTGCTAACTTGGAAATGGCCGCAAGTAAGATGGATGAGAATCCTACTGAAGAAAAGAAATCAATGGAAGAAGTCGAAACACCAAATGTTCACACAATTGATACTTTGGCTGCACTTCTAAAAGTTGAACCTGCTAGAATCATGAAGGCTGTGGCTTACATGGCTGATGATGAACCAGTAATGGTTATGGTTCGTGGCGATTACGACGCTAATGATGTTAAAATCAAAAACTATTTAGGTGCTGACTTCCTACGTGAGGCTACTCCTGATGAAGTTAAAGATGTTTTCCACAGTGTACCTGGATTTATCGGTCCTAAAGGTATCGATGACAAGGTCAAGGTATTGTATGATAGCTCACTTGTTGGTTTGACTAACTTTGTTGTTGGTCCTAACAAGGAAGACCATCACTTTATCAATGCTAACTTTGAAGATATTACTGACGAAATGCCTGAGTTTAGAGATTTTCGTGTTATCAAAGAAGGAGAAACTTCTCCAGATGGTCATGGTCACATCAAATTTACTCGTGGTATTGAAATTGGTCACATTTTCAAGCTTGGTACTAAGTTCTCTAAAGCACTCGGTGCTAACTTCTTGGATGAAAATGGTAAATCAAATCCATTGATCATGGGTTGTTACGGAATTGGTATTTCAAGATTGCTTTCAGCAATTATCGAACAACACAGCGATGAAAATGGTATCATCTGGCCAGCACAATTGGCTCCATACCAAATTCATGTTGTTCCAATCAAGTACAATAATGATGTTCAAGGCAAATTGAGTGACGAAATCGTAACTTTGTTGCAAGATGAAGGATATGATGTCTTACTTGACGATCGTAAAGAACGTCCCGGTGTTAAATTTGCGGACTCAGATTTGATGGGTATTCCTATTCGAATCACAGTTGGTAAAAAAGCTGCCGATGAAATTGTGGAACTTAAGATTAGAAGTACTGGTGAAACAATTGAAGTAAGTAAAGATGAATTAGTAAATTCAGTAAAAATATTGCTTAAGAATCAGTAA